GACCGGCAACGGCCAAAGCGCCTGGCTATCGCGTGTTCGCCACCGGGAATACCGGCAGGGCGGCAAGCACCTGCGCCAATAGAACGCTTACCGCTTTGAAGCGGCCGGGTCCGGTCGCCTCTCCACGCCTTCTGGCCGCTGCCTCAGAGCTGCTCTATCATCGTGGCCGCCCCTGAGATCGTGGCTTGGCCGGGGCTCTCTTCGACGTTCAGGGATTTGACGACACCGTCTTCGACGAGCATCGAATAGCGCTTGGAGCGGACGCCGAGGCCGCCGGCGGAAAGGTCAGCGTCCAGGCCGAGCGCCTTGGTGAAGCCGGCGTCCCAGTCGGCGAGGAAGTGGATCTTGCCCATGCCACCGGACTGTTCGGCCCAGGCGCCCATGACGTGCCAGTCGTTGACGGAGAGAACGGCGATATCGTCCACGCCCTTGGCAAGAATGGAATCGCGGTTTTCGAGATAGCCCGGCAGGTGGTTCAGCGAGCAAGTCGGCGTGAAGGCGCCGGGTACGGCAAAAAGCACGACACGCTTGCCCTTGAAGAGCTGATCCGTCGAAACTTCGACCGGTCCGTCGGCCGTCTTTTCCTTGAACGTGGCGGCAGGAAGCTTATCGCCGATCGCGATGGTCATGAGATTCTCCTCGGTGTTTATGATTGCGGCGGGGGCAGCCGCGGGGTTGCAGCCGACTATAAGAGCCGGTCAGTCAAAGGCAAGCAGCGTCTCCATGGCGCGGCCGCCGTCGATGATCAGAACGCTCCAGCTTTTGCGGGCGATCTCGTGGTTCTTCGGCAGCTTGTCGACGGCGATCGACGTTGAAAAAATCCTTCCGTCGCGCTTGCTCATCAGCTTCCTGGTGAAGGCATATCCGTTTGGCCCCGTAAGGATCACCTCCGGCGCGGTGTCGCCGCCATCAGGCAAGGCAACCTGCAGCCAGAGCTCTTTCATATCCTCGGAGAACTTGTGAGAAATCACCTTGAACTGCGACGACGGCTTTTCCGGCAGGGAGGCCTCGGCATTCTTCAAGATTGCCTCCTCTTCGGGCCGCGACTGATTGGCGGGCCCGATGGGAAGTGTGAATTCGGCCTGAAACGGAATGCAGATATCCTTGCAGATGCCGATGAACGCGCTCGCCTTCAGTTCGAGCGGCCGGGAGGCGCCTTTTGCCGAGAAGGTCAACGGCAGCGAAACGGGCCCGTCATAGGCGATGTCGTCTATCGTGCCGTCGACGAGATGTTTTGGCACGGGATAGCGTATTGCCGTCAGCGTGATGCCGCTTTCCGGGGCGACCGTGATCTGGGGTGGTATGCCGCTGTTGCCCGGCTCGCGCCAATAGGTGATCCAGCCGGGCTTCGGCTCGATCTGCAGCGCACCGTGTATCGTGCCGTCGTGGCCGGGCGGCAGCGCGACCAGCCGCATCCGGCCGCCCACATTGTCGATCCAGCCGCTCATCTCGGCGCGCGCCGGCCCGAGCGAACTGGCCAGCGCGGCGGCGCAGATGGCGGCGTTCAGAAACTGGCGAAACCTGCGAAAAATAATCGTCATGGAACAACGGTTTAACGAAAAACGCCTTTCGCTGCCAGAAGTTCGGCCATCTAATTCTTCATTTTCAGTTGATTGATCTGCGGCATTGCCCCATGTTCCTCTTATAAGGCTGTTGGTAGCGGTCTGGCAGCAGGAGGAAGTATGTCCTTATCCACGCTGAAAAACAGACGGGAACGCGGCTTTTTCGACGGGCAGTTCCTGATTGCGATGCCGGGCATGGAAGATAGCAACTTCTTTCGCACGGTCATCTATATCTGCGCCCATTCCGATGCTGGTGCCATGGGCTTCATCATCAACCGCCCCCAAAGCCTCACCTTCACGGACGTGCTGCTGCATCTCGAAATGGTCAACGACCAGGAGCCGATTGTTCTGCCGGAGCATGCGCGGGATTTCCCGATCCAGACAGGCGGACCCGTGGAAAGCGGCCGCGGCTTCGTGCTGCATTCCGATGATTATATAAGCGAATCCAGCATTCCGATCAGCGACGATATCTGCCTGACGGCGACGCTCGACATCGTCCGTGCGATTTCCAAGGGCGGCGGGCCGAAGAGGGCCATGATGATGCTCGGATATTCCTCCTGGGGTGCGGGCCAGCTGGAAATGGAAGTCGCCAGCAACGGCTGGTTGACCTGCGCTGCCAACGAGGCGCTGATCTTCGACCGCAATCTCGATGACAAGTACGAGCGCGCTCTCGCGGGCATGGGCATCACGGCCGCCATGCTCTCCGCCGAAGCCGGGCATGCGTGATATCTTAATCCAGGAACGATTTCGTTGACGTGACGTTTTCTTCCGGCAAGCGTGCCAGACGGCGCGCGGCCGAAATGCCTGTTGCGCGCTGCGCAGCAGGCATTTTGGTTCGTCACCATTCGTCGAGGTAAATCATGAGGCTCTTTGCCTGCGATAATTGCGACCAGGTCGTCCACTTCGACAACCGCCATTGCGTCCGCTGCAATCATCGCCTCGGCTTCCTGCCTGGCGATCTCTCCGTGCACGCGCTCGAGCCGCGCGACGAAATGCAGTGGCAGCTCGTCGCACGTCCGGAGCGCCAGATCCGCTTCTGCGCCAATGCCGGTCTCGATATCTGCAACTGGCTGCTGTCCGATGAGGACGCGCATGATTTCTGCATCGCCTGCCGCCACAACAGGCTGGTGCCGAATACCGGAACACAGGACGGCATCGCCCGCTGGCGCCGCATCAGCCAGGCGCAGCGCCATCTGTTCTATTCGCTGCTGCGCTGGAACCTGCCCCATCCGGATCGCCAGGAGGATCCCGTCGGCGGCCTCGTTTTCGATTTCCTCGAAGATACGGTTCAGACCGACGGCAATATCCTTCCCGCGATGACCGGGCATGAGGAGGGCCTGATCGCCATCCGTGCGGCGGAAGCCGACGACGCCACCCGCGAACAAGCGCGCACCATGATGAACGAGCCTTACCGCACGCTGCTCGGCCACTTCCGCCATGAGGCTGGCCACTTCGTCTGGAACAAGCTGGTGCGGGACAGGAACGGCTTGGATGCCTTCCGCGCCGTCTTCGGCGACGAACGACAGGATTACGGTGCAGCCCTTCAGAACCATTATGCCAGCGGTCCACCCTTCGGCTGGCAGGAGAGCTTCATCAGCGCTTATGCATCCTCGCATCCGTGGGAAGATTTTGCCGAGTGCTTCGCGCACTACCTCCATATCGTTGATACGCTGGAAACGGCACGCGCCTTCGGCATCGCCATCGATCCCCGCGGCCATGAGGAAATGGCCTCGGAAGTGGATTTCGATCCCTACAGGGCGCAAAGCGCCGAACAGCTCATCAGCGCCTGGGTTCCGCTCAGTGTGGCAATCAACGCTATTCAGCGCAGCATGGGCCAGCCGGATTCCTATCCTTTCGTGCTGTCGCAGGCTGTCGTCGCGAAGCTGGAATATCTGCACAAGCTCATTCAGCTCGCCAGTGCGATGTCGCGAAAGGCTGCGGCATAGCCCTCATCCGCCTGCCGGCATCCTTCCCCGAGGCAGAAGGTGCATGGGGTTGACGCTTGCAAAGCTCTCGGACCATCGAAAAGGCAGCGGGCATCCCGGTTTCCCCGCCCCCTCGGGAGATGACGGGGTAGGGTCGTTGCCGCGCCTGATTGTAAGCCTAAGCCCGTTTCGTCAGTGGAAAGCGTTCCTTCAGCAGGCGCAGCACCGAATCGGAGCCCATGGGCGGGCCGAAGAGGTAGCTTTGCCCGTAGCTGCAGCCCATCTTGGCGAGCTCGATGGCATCCTCATTGGACTCGATTCCTTCGGCGACCACCTGCATCCCCAGCTCGCGCGCCATGGAGATGACCGACCTCAGGATGGTTGCCTTCTTGTCGCTGTCATCGCGAACGAGCGCTTTGTCGATCTTGATCGTGTCGAAGGGGAAGCGGGTCAGATAGGCAAGCGACGAGTATCCGGTGCCGAAATCGTCGAGCGCCAGTCCGAGGCCAGCTTCCTTGAGCTTCTGCAGCACGAGCCGCGCCTGTTCCGGATTTTCCATGACCATCGATTCCGTCAGCTCCAGCTTCAGGCGCGACGGCTGGCAATGGGTTTTCGAAAGAACCGAACGCACGTCGTCATAGAGTTCGTTGTTGAGGAGCTGAACGCTCGACAGATTGATCGAGACGAAGATAGGCAGCTCGCCGGTCTGGTTCTGCCAGGCCATCAGGTCGCTGGTCGCCTGTTCGAGCGCGAACATGCCGAGCGGGCCGATGATGTCCGACGCCTCGGCGATCGGGATGAACTCAGACGGCGGGATGTTGCCGCGCTTCGGATGCTCCCAGCGCATCAGCGCCTCGAACCCGGCAATCTCGACATCCTCCAGCCGCGCGATCGGCTGATAGACCATCGAGAGCTCCTTGCGCTCGATGGCTCGGCGGAGATCGGATTCGAGCTGGAGGCGGTCGGCACCGAAGTCGCGGAAGGCGGGGCGGAAGGGTTCGACACGGTTGCCGCCGGCGCGCTTGGCGCGATACATGGCAAGTTCGGCATCGCTCAGCATTCCGGCTGCGTTTTCCTGCTGGTCTACCCAGGAGGTGAGACCGATCGAGGCCGTCAGGATGATTTCTCGATTGCCGAAGTTGATCGGCACCATGATCGCCTTGCTGACGGCATCGGCAAAATCGGCGACCTTCGCCGGATCGCGCTCGGAAACGAGAATGAGACCGAACTGGTCGCCCGCAAGGCGCGCCAGCGTATCCTGCGGCTTCAGCAGACGACGCAGGCGGCGGGTCAGCGCAATCAGAATGTTATCGCCGGCTGCAACGCCAAGCGAATCGTTCACCAGCTTGTAGCGGTCGATATCGATCACCATCACCGTCGGCCGGAGCGTTTCGCCGCCGGGCGCCAGCGCCAGCACCGATTGCAGGCGGTCGATGAAGAGCTGACGGTTCGGCAGGCCAGTAAGATTGTCGTGCAATGCGTCGTGCAGCAGTCGCTCGACGGAATTCTTCTGCTCGGTGACGTCAACGATCGTGCCGACGCAGCGGATGATTTCGCCGTTCGAGCCGAGCACCGGCCGCGCGCGGATCAGCAGCCAGTGGAAATGCCCGTCCTCGGCGCGGATGCGGAACTCGTGGTTCAACCGTCCGCGACGATGTTCGAGCAGCACGTCCAGCGTCGCGCGGAATCGATCGCGGTCGTCCGGGTGAAGCCGCGGCAGCCAGTTGCGGGCGGCGCCATGCATGGTCCCCGGCGACAAGCCAAGCTTGATGGAGACATCCGGAATGGTGACGACGCGGTCGCGCGCCACGTCCCAGTCCCACACCATGTCGCCGGAGCCGGTCAGCGCCAGCGACTGGCGTTCGAGATCGGAAAACAGACCCTGCTGAAAGGCACCGCCCGCAAAGGCGTGCTGCATCACCGTAAAACCCATCAGCAGAACGATGAGGACGAGGCCGCCGCCGAGCGCCGGCTGAATGATGTCGTTGTCGAGCCGGCCGGTCACGGTCAGCCAGGCTCCGAATATCCACACCAGGATCAGCGCCCAGGCAGGCACCAGCAAGATGGCGCGGTCGTAGCGGTTCAAGCCGAGATAGATGATGAGCACGATGCCCATCGTCGCCGTCAGCGCGAAGGAAAGCCGAGCAATACCGGAGGCGATCGACGGATCATAGATCGCGACGCCGAAGAGCAAAGCGAGGCCGAGCACCCAGGCAAGCGTCGCATAGCCGAGATGGGTGTGCCAGCGGTTGAGGTTCAGATAGGTGAACAGGAAGATCACGAAACTCGACGCCAGCGCCACTTCCGCGCAGGCGCGCCATATCCGCTGGTCCGCCGAGGCGACGCTGACGAGTTTGCCGAGGAAACCGAAGTCGACGCAGATGTAGCCGAGCACTGCCCAGGCAAGTGCGGCCGTTGCCGGCAGCATCGAGGTTCCCTTGACCACGAAGAGGATCGTCAGGAACACGGCCAGAAGGCCGGCGATCCCGAGCACGATGCCGCGGTAGAGCGTGAAGGCGTTGATGGTGTCCTTGTAGGCGTCCGGCTCCCACAGGTAGATCTGCGGCAGGTCGGGCGTCGCAAGCTCGGCGACGAAGGTGATGACAGCGCCGGGGTTCAGAGTGATGCGGAAGACATCGGCTTCGTCGCTCGGCTGACGGTCGAGCGCAAAGCCCTCGCTGGGGGTAATCGCCATGATCCGCTGCGAGCCGAGGTCCGGCCAGAAAAGCTTGGAATTCACGAGGCGGAAATGCGGAGCGACGATGACGCGCTCGAGCTGCTCTTCCGAGACATTGGCGAGCGCAAAGACGGCCCAGTCGCCCTGGTGGTTTTCGGAGCTGGCACGCACCTCGATGCGCCGGCGGATGCCATCTGCGCCTGCGGCCGTCGAGACCTGGAATGCCTCGCCCTGATTGGCATAGATTTCCGTCGTCGCGGTCAAATCGAGCGCGGTGTCGTCGCGGGAAATCTTCACGGGTTCCGCCGCCTGCGCAACGCCTGCAGCCAACGCAAGCATCGACAGGAAAAGAGCTGCGATCACCGCGATCAATCGGCCGGACGGTGATTTTGGCAGCATGCGGTTCGTGGTCATCGGCTGTCGGTTTTCCTGCCTCTATCCGTATCGGTGGCAAGCAGTGAATACATCACGTGATCATGCCACTGACCGTTTATTTTCAAGTATCCGCGCAGATAGCCTTCCCGGTGAAACCCGGCTTTCTCGAGCAGGCGAATGCTTCGTGCGTTCTCCGGAATACAGGCTGCCTCGATACGGTGCAACTCAAGCCCTGCGAAGATATAGGGTATAACCAACTGAAGTGCGGCGAACATATGGCCTTGACCGGCGTGTTTCTCGCCCATCCAGTAGCCGATCATGCAGCTCTGCGCCGCGCCGCGGCGGATATAGCCGATGGTGATCCCGCCAAGCAGTTCCATGTCCGGTTTCAGGAACAGGAACAGCGGGATCGCCTGGCCCGACGCGTATTCCTGCTTGCCGCGGATGACGCGGGCGCGATAGGCGCCCTCTGTCAGCTCGTCGCGACGCCATGTCGGTTCCCAGGGCTCCAGGAACTTGCGGCTGGCCGAGCGCAGCTTGTGCCACTGGTTGAAATCCTGATAGCGCGGAAGCCTCAGCGCATAGCGGTCGTTCTCGAGTTCCACCGCCTCCGGCTGCCGCGACAGGAATCGAAAAACCGATTTTGGCATCGATCACTCCCGGCAGATGGAACGAGGGCTCAGCGGCTTGCAGTTTTCGACTGCGGCTGGGGAGCGGACAGCGAGGCGACGATAGCCTCCGTCGGTGCCAGTTGCTCCAGCGGGCCGATTGCCGAAAGCGTCGGCACAGTGTCGAAGAACAGGCGGCCGGCGAGGTCGGTGAGACGCTCGACCGTGATGCCCTCGAGCCGTTCCATCATTTCCTGATTGGAGATCGGGCCGCCGTAGAGCATCATCTGGCGGGCGATCTGGCCGGCGCGGGCCGCAGGGCTTTCCTGTCCCATCAGAAGCTGGGCGCGAATCTGCGCGCGGGCGCGCTCGATCTCCTTCTGCTCGATGAAGCCGGCAGACTTATGCAACTCGTCAATGATCACCGGTACGAGTTCGGGAAGGTTTTCGCCGCCGGTTGCGGCATGGATGCCGAAGATGCCGGTGTCGGAAAAGCCCCAGTGGAAGGCATAGATCGAATAGCAGAGGCCGCGAATTTCGCGCACCTCCTGGAAGAGGCGGGAAGACATGCCGCCGCCGAGGATGTTGGCAAGGATCTGCGAACAGTAGAAGTCGCGGGCATGATAGGCCTTGCCCTCGAAACCGAGCAGGATCTGCGCGTCCATCAGGTCGCGCGTCTCGCGCACGCTGCCTCCGATATAGCGGGCGGTCTCGATAACCGGTGGAGCGCTTGGCGCGGTCGGCAGGCTCGCGAAGCGTTCTTCCACCATGCGCACGAATTCGTCGTGATCGACTGCGCCGGCGGCAACGACGAACATCCGATCGGTCGTATAGTTGCGGCCGAGATAGTTGCGAATCTGTTGCGGCGAGAAGGAGACGACGGTCTCGGGCGTGCCGAGGATGGCGCGGCCAAGCGTCTGGTTGCGATAGGCGATCTCGGAAAACTTGTCGAAGACCACGTCGTCGGGCGTATCGTTTGCCGCATTGATCTCCTGCAGGATCACCTGCTTCTCGCGTTCGAGCTCGTCTTCCTCGAAGGCCGATTCGGTCAGAATGTCGGCGAGGATATCGACGGCAAGCGGTACGTAATCCTTCAGCACGCGGGCGTAGTAGGACGTCGTTTCAGTCGAGGTGGCAGCGTTCACTTCGCCGCCTACATCCTCGATTTCCTCGGCGATGTCGCGGGCCGAGCGACGAGCGGTACCCTTGAACGCCATGTGTTCGAGCAGGTGGGCTATACCATGCTCGTCTTCCGTTTCGTTGCGCGAACCCGATTTTATCCAGACACCCAGAGCGACGCTTTCAAGATGCGGCATGGTCTGGGTTACTACTGTCAGCCCGGATTTGAGCCGGGTGCACTCAACTGTCATTGGCTATCTTTCTGCGCCTGCCGCATCACGTCCGGGTGTGCTTGCTGATGAAACCTTCAACGGCCTTAAGTTCCGGATCGACGACTTGGAAGCGCTCCTCCTTAAGCATCAGACCAGCAAGCCACGTCGGAAGCGTCGGGTCAATACCGGAGGCGGATTTTACCGCGGCGGGGAATTTTGCCGGGTGCGCGGTCGCAAGCGTCACCATCGGCGTGTTCGGCTTGTCGTGCTTGGCGGCAACGAAGGCGCCGATTGCCGAATGCGGATCGAGAAGATAGCCGGTGGCGGCGTAGGTATTCTTGATCGTCTGCGCCACCTGCTTCTCGCTGGCGCGACCGGCGCGGAAGTCCTTCTTGATGGCGGCAAGCGCCTCCGGCGCGATCTCGAATCCATTCGACTGCTTCAGGCTGTCCATTGCGTGGCGCACCTTGGAAGCGTCCCGATCATAGGCTTCGAAAAGCAGGCGCTCGAAATTCGAGGAAATCTGGATGTCCATCGACGGCGAAGTCGTGGCCTTGACCTCCTTCATGTCGTAGCGGCCGGTCTTCATCGTGCGGGCGAGGATGTCGTTCTCGTTGGTCGCGATCACCAGCTTGCCGATCGGCAGGCCCATGCGTTTGGCCGCGTAGCCAGCGAAGATGTCGCCAAAATTGCCGGTCGGTACGGTAAACGAAACCTTACGATCCGGTCCACCGAGTGCGATCGCCGTCGTGAAGTAATAGACGATCTGGGCCATGATGCGTGCCCAGTTGATCGAGTTGACACCGGAAAGGCGAACCTTTTGCCGGAAGGCGGCGTCGTTGAACATCGCCTTGACGAGGTTCTGGCAGTCGTCGAAATTGCCCTTGACCGCCAGCGCGTGAACATTGGGAGCCGTTGATGTCGTCATCTGCCGCTGCTGCACCGGCGAGACCTTGCCGTGCGGGAAGAGTATGAATATATCGGTGCGCTCGCGGCCGGCGAAGGCGTCGATGGCCGCACCACCCGTATCTCCCGAGGTTGCGCCGATGATCGTAGCCCGCTCGCCGCGCTTTTCCAGCGCATAGTCCATCAGGCGTGCCAGAAGCTGCATTGCCACGTCCTTGAAGGCGAGCGTGGTGCCGTGGAAAAGCTCCATGACGAAGCTGTTTTGTCCCGTCTGCACGAGCGGAGCGATCGCCGGATGGCGGAAAGTGCCATAAGCTTCGTCGATCATCGCCCGGAACGTGGAGGCGGGAATTTCGTCGTTCGTAAAGGGCGACAGGATCGTAAAGGCGATCTCCTGGTAGCTCTTGCCGCGCAGCGCTCGGATCTCCTTCTTGGAGAAATGCGGCCATTGCCGCGGGACATAAAGGCCGCCATCGCGCGCAAGACCCGTCAGCAACGCATCGCAAAAGCCGAGAGATGGGGCCTCGCCGCGGGTCGAGATATAGTCCACGTTCTTCATCCTTGAGGTTATGGCCGGAGGAAATCCGGATAGAGGAGCCCGGCGGCTGAATTGCAGCAGATCGAAATGTGCGTCAAAACGGTTCTACCCAATCGATTTTTCTTTGCGCCGCTGATATAGACCATCGCAAACTGTCACGAAAGGCCCTGCAAGCAAGACTTCGGGCCTGCCAGAAACTTTGTAAGAGGGTGGAATAATCGTGTTCGGCAAAGTCTCGCGTCTCATCGTTTCCGTATCAGTCGCCGCTCTTCTTGCCAGCTGCAATTCCCTGGGCGTCGGCGGTGAAGGCAAGTCTGCCGAAGCGCCTGCGCAGCCAAACGGCAATGCCCAGATCATGCCGCTTGCTCCCGCCAATCCATCTTCCAGCGACAAGCCGATCGGCACAGCGACCAACGTCCAAGGTACTGCGCAGCCGGTCGTCCAGGGCTCCTGCCCGCAGATCTACATGAAGGATCAGGACGCGATCTTCCGCACCTATGCCAAAGGCAAGACGGGTGACAACAGCCAGATCGTCCATCAGGCGGCAATCGGCGACTACACGCGTCAGTGCACGCTGAACGAACAGAACCTGACGATGACGATCGTGGCGCAGATCCGCCTGATCGCCGGCCCGGCCGGCGGCCCCGGCCGCATTACGCTGCCGGTCCGGATTACCGCCTTCGACGGCCAGGATGTGGTTACGACGGAAGTGGTTCCGTTTACTGCCGAAATTCCGGCGGGGCAGACGGCCGCCCAGGTCCTCTTCCGCAAGGACGGCTTCAAGCTGCCCGTCGGCTCCGGCGCGCTGGTCCGCGTCAATGTCGGTTTCGATCAGGGCCCGG
Above is a window of Rhizobium etli 8C-3 DNA encoding:
- a CDS encoding zinc-binding metallopeptidase family protein gives rise to the protein MRLFACDNCDQVVHFDNRHCVRCNHRLGFLPGDLSVHALEPRDEMQWQLVARPERQIRFCANAGLDICNWLLSDEDAHDFCIACRHNRLVPNTGTQDGIARWRRISQAQRHLFYSLLRWNLPHPDRQEDPVGGLVFDFLEDTVQTDGNILPAMTGHEEGLIAIRAAEADDATREQARTMMNEPYRTLLGHFRHEAGHFVWNKLVRDRNGLDAFRAVFGDERQDYGAALQNHYASGPPFGWQESFISAYASSHPWEDFAECFAHYLHIVDTLETARAFGIAIDPRGHEEMASEVDFDPYRAQSAEQLISAWVPLSVAINAIQRSMGQPDSYPFVLSQAVVAKLEYLHKLIQLASAMSRKAAA
- a CDS encoding M16 family metallopeptidase, yielding MTVECTRLKSGLTVVTQTMPHLESVALGVWIKSGSRNETEDEHGIAHLLEHMAFKGTARRSARDIAEEIEDVGGEVNAATSTETTSYYARVLKDYVPLAVDILADILTESAFEEDELEREKQVILQEINAANDTPDDVVFDKFSEIAYRNQTLGRAILGTPETVVSFSPQQIRNYLGRNYTTDRMFVVAAGAVDHDEFVRMVEERFASLPTAPSAPPVIETARYIGGSVRETRDLMDAQILLGFEGKAYHARDFYCSQILANILGGGMSSRLFQEVREIRGLCYSIYAFHWGFSDTGIFGIHAATGGENLPELVPVIIDELHKSAGFIEQKEIERARAQIRAQLLMGQESPAARAGQIARQMMLYGGPISNQEMMERLEGITVERLTDLAGRLFFDTVPTLSAIGPLEQLAPTEAIVASLSAPQPQSKTASR
- a CDS encoding GNAT family N-acetyltransferase, producing the protein MPKSVFRFLSRQPEAVELENDRYALRLPRYQDFNQWHKLRSASRKFLEPWEPTWRRDELTEGAYRARVIRGKQEYASGQAIPLFLFLKPDMELLGGITIGYIRRGAAQSCMIGYWMGEKHAGQGHMFAALQLVIPYIFAGLELHRIEAACIPENARSIRLLEKAGFHREGYLRGYLKINGQWHDHVMYSLLATDTDRGRKTDSR
- a CDS encoding protein-disulfide reductase DsbD domain-containing protein — translated: MTIIFRRFRQFLNAAICAAALASSLGPARAEMSGWIDNVGGRMRLVALPPGHDGTIHGALQIEPKPGWITYWREPGNSGIPPQITVAPESGITLTAIRYPVPKHLVDGTIDDIAYDGPVSLPLTFSAKGASRPLELKASAFIGICKDICIPFQAEFTLPIGPANQSRPEEEAILKNAEASLPEKPSSQFKVISHKFSEDMKELWLQVALPDGGDTAPEVILTGPNGYAFTRKLMSKRDGRIFSTSIAVDKLPKNHEIARKSWSVLIIDGGRAMETLLAFD
- a CDS encoding YqgE/AlgH family protein, with the protein product MSLSTLKNRRERGFFDGQFLIAMPGMEDSNFFRTVIYICAHSDAGAMGFIINRPQSLTFTDVLLHLEMVNDQEPIVLPEHARDFPIQTGGPVESGRGFVLHSDDYISESSIPISDDICLTATLDIVRAISKGGGPKRAMMMLGYSSWGAGQLEMEVASNGWLTCAANEALIFDRNLDDKYERALAGMGITAAMLSAEAGHA
- a CDS encoding sensor domain-containing phosphodiesterase, with amino-acid sequence MTTNRMLPKSPSGRLIAVIAALFLSMLALAAGVAQAAEPVKISRDDTALDLTATTEIYANQGEAFQVSTAAGADGIRRRIEVRASSENHQGDWAVFALANVSEEQLERVIVAPHFRLVNSKLFWPDLGSQRIMAITPSEGFALDRQPSDEADVFRITLNPGAVITFVAELATPDLPQIYLWEPDAYKDTINAFTLYRGIVLGIAGLLAVFLTILFVVKGTSMLPATAALAWAVLGYICVDFGFLGKLVSVASADQRIWRACAEVALASSFVIFLFTYLNLNRWHTHLGYATLAWVLGLALLFGVAIYDPSIASGIARLSFALTATMGIVLIIYLGLNRYDRAILLVPAWALILVWIFGAWLTVTGRLDNDIIQPALGGGLVLIVLLMGFTVMQHAFAGGAFQQGLFSDLERQSLALTGSGDMVWDWDVARDRVVTIPDVSIKLGLSPGTMHGAARNWLPRLHPDDRDRFRATLDVLLEHRRGRLNHEFRIRAEDGHFHWLLIRARPVLGSNGEIIRCVGTIVDVTEQKNSVERLLHDALHDNLTGLPNRQLFIDRLQSVLALAPGGETLRPTVMVIDIDRYKLVNDSLGVAAGDNILIALTRRLRRLLKPQDTLARLAGDQFGLILVSERDPAKVADFADAVSKAIMVPINFGNREIILTASIGLTSWVDQQENAAGMLSDAELAMYRAKRAGGNRVEPFRPAFRDFGADRLQLESDLRRAIERKELSMVYQPIARLEDVEIAGFEALMRWEHPKRGNIPPSEFIPIAEASDIIGPLGMFALEQATSDLMAWQNQTGELPIFVSINLSSVQLLNNELYDDVRSVLSKTHCQPSRLKLELTESMVMENPEQARLVLQKLKEAGLGLALDDFGTGYSSLAYLTRFPFDTIKIDKALVRDDSDKKATILRSVISMARELGMQVVAEGIESNEDAIELAKMGCSYGQSYLFGPPMGSDSVLRLLKERFPLTKRA
- the thrC gene encoding threonine synthase → MDYISTRGEAPSLGFCDALLTGLARDGGLYVPRQWPHFSKKEIRALRGKSYQEIAFTILSPFTNDEIPASTFRAMIDEAYGTFRHPAIAPLVQTGQNSFVMELFHGTTLAFKDVAMQLLARLMDYALEKRGERATIIGATSGDTGGAAIDAFAGRERTDIFILFPHGKVSPVQQRQMTTSTAPNVHALAVKGNFDDCQNLVKAMFNDAAFRQKVRLSGVNSINWARIMAQIVYYFTTAIALGGPDRKVSFTVPTGNFGDIFAGYAAKRMGLPIGKLVIATNENDILARTMKTGRYDMKEVKATTSPSMDIQISSNFERLLFEAYDRDASKVRHAMDSLKQSNGFEIAPEALAAIKKDFRAGRASEKQVAQTIKNTYAATGYLLDPHSAIGAFVAAKHDKPNTPMVTLATAHPAKFPAAVKSASGIDPTLPTWLAGLMLKEERFQVVDPELKAVEGFISKHTRT
- a CDS encoding peroxiredoxin; this encodes MTIAIGDKLPAATFKEKTADGPVEVSTDQLFKGKRVVLFAVPGAFTPTCSLNHLPGYLENRDSILAKGVDDIAVLSVNDWHVMGAWAEQSGGMGKIHFLADWDAGFTKALGLDADLSAGGLGVRSKRYSMLVEDGVVKSLNVEESPGQATISGAATMIEQL